Within the Populus trichocarpa isolate Nisqually-1 chromosome 14, P.trichocarpa_v4.1, whole genome shotgun sequence genome, the region caatgttatttttttcaggaaaatacTATTTGGTTGATGCTGGATATCCAAACGAGTATGGATATTTGGGTCCCTACAAAGGCGAGAGGTATCACTTCCAAGAATTTAGACGTCGTGGACAACCAAGTGGTCGGAAAGAAGTGTTTAATCGTGCACACTCGTCACTACGTAACGTGATCGAACGTTCTTTTGGGGTATGGAAACAGAGGTGgagaattttgcaaaacatgcCTGCTTATCCATACAAAACACAAGTTGAAATTGTAGTTGCATCAATGgcactacataattatattagaaggagatcgcaagATGATGCAGTTTTTTCTGAGTATGATCGCAACCCCAATTTGATTCCAGATGACTTTTTGCCTGATACTGTTCAGGCTTCGGCCGTTCAAGGCTCACAGAGGCCTTCACGTATGGATTTTGTACGCGATGGAATTGCCAATAGTTTGATGGAACAATAAAAGAGTACATTAATGTATgacaatttttcattttgttatgtaatcataattacaaaacacctatgttttggaattatatatatgtgtctatacatgtcattttaattaattctaatcaaatatttaattccaatcaaatataaaacacaaaccatattaacaaaatacaagaaatttttttttgaaccacggtttttaccaaacacaaaacTGCTTTTTTTCAACCACAATTGTTGAACCACAGTTTTGTAACCAAACACCTAAAActgctttttttaaaaccacaacttcaaccacagtttttaccaaacaccaatttttttaaaaatcaacctcacaaaaagtactttttatgaAACTGCTTTTTACAAACcgcaaccacaaaagctaccacaataccaaacacactcataGTGATTCTCTTAGCATTTACTTGAGATTACAATTATGGTTGATTGGGAGGATAACGAGCTTGTCATGTGCTAGAAAACATAATTGCAGTTCATGTTGTGATTACTGCCAGAGTGATCTTGCTGGAATGATTGGAATCTCCTGTGATCTTGCTTGAATGATCATGGCATTAGTGCTAGGATTCTTTGGATTGATTGCTTGAAATCTTGCTGTAACTGCAGGCTGAGACTTGCAGCTCCTTCTACCGTGATTACTGCTGGAATTATTGTTGCCATGATTGCTGTCAGGGCTGTGTTTACTTTCAGAATGATTGCTGTCAGGGCTGTGTTTACTTTCAGAATGATTGCTGTCAGAAGTATCCTTAGCACACGCTACGTGATTGAAAAAGttctattacaaaaaaaaacacataataaaatgCGTTTGTGACCAAATTTGGtcaagagtttttaattttgaaaaaggagagaagttgaaaattttaaaatctgagGAATTTGTGACcataaatttcaataataaatttgtcacggattaaaaaaaaacggtGACTAAATTCGGTCACAAATTAATATGTCagattttttggtaaaaaaaaaagatattttatataatgtAGTATGacatgaatattatttatttgaataccttataattataatacctTCATTGCAAATTATTATCTACTTAATTACAACTTATCCCTCCACTAGACAATTTACAAGGTGTTCATgctgagaataatataaaactgCAATCTTGTCttgtttattataatttacCTGCTCAAAACCGGAGCACCATACTGCATCTTTCAATAGCATAAAGACAAGATAAATATTCTATGAATTAAAGGAAGAGGATTCATGTAATCTCCTTGCCCTTTCATCAGAAAATTCCCAATTTTGTTCCGTGACAGGTGATTCCTCTGAATGCAGAACTGTTGAGGCTACAAcataatatttaagttttaagtCCACAAACGCCTTGAGATTGTATCATCTGACAAACCAGATTCTTCCTTGCGTAGCTTTTCCTTAAGGCGCCTAGCCTGGAAATTGGAATAACCATGGCTGAACCATATGATGATAATTATGCATTACATTCTAATTTTCTATACAAAATGCTGACTTCAAGATTGAAATACAGAAAAATGAATGTAATTGATATCCTTGCAGAAAGAGCACTTACCTCATGATTGTGTAAATACATGTTCTTGCCTCCCATACAGACTACTAAATCCTCCATAGACAGGATCTTCAAAAGACGTGACATTGTCCATTAATGAGGTCGGAGAAATGGAAAACCATCCACGCAGCATCTCCACACATCCCCTTAACGCATCAAAGAGGCAAGTTCAACATCAAATGATCAAGTCACAAGAAGTTGGgagtaagaaaaaatcaagggagatggaaaataaacataaaagataataaattattgcCTCCAAAAGAAGTTTGTGACGTGCTTGAAGCTCCACGAGAAGGGAGGCCGGCGAACTGCTTGGTTTGAGAGGATAATCCACAAACtggaattacaaaaaaaaaaaacctgatagCTTCAAGGTTAATTGGCATGACTTATTGCCCCAAAGAGATTGACTTACATGGTTTTGCTGCGAAGATTGTTCATCACCTATCAACAAATAGTCTGGAGGGTTTGGTGACGGCAGATAGCTGATGAAAATTCGCGGCCAGAGGCTTTGGCAACTAAACATAGCACATTATGCTTATAAATCACAATCGTGGTTCCAAAACATCAAACTTAGTAAGAGTTTGGCCTTCTTCTTCAACTTCAAAATCTACCGTACCTTCCATATCCTGCCTCTTGCAGAAACCTATGATTGGCacgaacacacacacacacacacatatatatggtAATAAAAACAGCCATGCCCCGGCTTCATTCCAAGTTTGCAAAGCCTAGTGTATATAGCAACAGCGaataataatattgtaaaaAGATTTCTACAGTATTTACTATTTATAGAGCTTCGTTGCAAATGAGCCacgaaaattaaaattgatacaaaagaaaagaaaatctatgTCCAATAACTAAGTTATTAGGAGCAAACCGAGCCATAAATAGCCAGTCGCTACCTGTGAATAAATACTGATTAATGTCAATGATAATTACGGGAGATTGGTAGCCATTTCTTCTGCTTGCAGCTGGTTGAAGCCTTGAAGATCCATAATAATACAGTATGATGGTATCAATGAGAGAATTTTTAGCCAAAAAAGCTAGCACTGATCATATAAATACTTGGAGTATGTTGAACCAACGGTGGCTGGTTTTCATGATTTGATAGATCACCATTGACAATGTCACTTAGTCAATTCTCTATTTTCTAGTGTAATATAAgtgtagtaataattattttttgtttataaatatattaaaataatatttttaattttttaataattatttttaatattaacactttaaaaatatactcaAGTGTATTTCGAATCCGGTGGAAGGATATTGAGCGTGTCATCATTGAAGAGCTTAGAgtccgtttgtttgctggaaagtagttttttatttagaaagtgaattccgggaaagtgaattattttttgatgtttagtagtgtaatgaaaaataagttgaaaaataattttcattgtttaattatgttatggaaaatgagctggaaaataacttgttaatgttttttttttcaagtttattaaaataataagaaacaaatcttacaaattaaaaagttgaatgagaatgaaattgaaaaaaaatataatttcataaattatctcaaataaaacaaataataatcaaaataatagagatcaaatttaaaaaaatttaaaaattaaaagatgaagaaattaaaataataataattaacatttcataaattatttcaaataaaataagtaacaatcaaaagaatgaaaatcaaatttgatagataaaaaatttcaattaaaaaatgataaggaaaaagcaagtaacaattataaaaataaggaccaaaattaatataaaaattaaattctaaggggtaaaattgaaaaacaaatattcaaaacaatatatatatatagcaatcaaaagtttgagaaccaaatttgatataatcagcaaataatatgatatttttaattttttcacaactttcagaaagtgttttccatccaaaataaaaaaaaacacttttctagaaaccaagctaaattttcttttaactagaaagtattttttattaatcaacttttttaattataaataaatataagaaaatttaaaaaataattttttaaaaattccttTCCAAAAAATAAACGCAGTCTTAATATCCGAGGGCAATGCAGCGTGTCCAATcggatattttatatattcagTTTTAATCAACAgataattctaaaattatccaaaaaaatcgCAATCATTATCCAAAACAGATTTTCTCTTCCCCGCCAACCAAGCAAGTCCATTCACGCATCCCCTCAAAGCTTTACCGGAAAATGGAAAattgtcttttcactttcctCTAATTCGATTCGCTCCTCTCAGGTTCactcaaaatcaattttctaaTGGCTCTTTTCATTTCACCAGAAATCTCCACCGCAAAAATCCTCTTTAACCCTAACCCTAGAAATCTCAAGAGCCTTAATGTTCGTGTCAGGGCTAGAAGTGATGTCAGGGTTTCGGGATTGAATCAAAATGTGAGGCTCTACGGTCAATTTTCGGTTCCGGTCAAACAAGAAACGAAGAGGACGAACGAGGAAGAGGAGAAGCAGAATTACTATGTGAATATGGGTTATGCGATTAGGACTTTGAGAGAGGAGTTTCCCGGGTTGTTTTATAGAGAGCTCAGTTTTGATATCTACAGGTTTGGATTGCACTTAATTTTTGCTTCTTTAGTATGGAATTGACCTTTTTGAATCTGTGTTATGTGTTGCTTTTATGATCATGGCTGATTCTTATATAGCTGTTGTGATTGGAAGGCTTTCATTGCGAATTTTAGGATTGTTTTAACTAAAGATTACAATTGAACATGGATTTATTGTCCCTGTTTTCCATTTGGTGAACAATAATGATGGATTATCAGTACAGGCAATTGGACCAAAATGATCAAATTGCAAGAGTTTCGGTAGTAACGGAAGCCGCTAGATAGGAATATGTTGCTTGTCTTGTGGCTCTAAGGTTAAAAGATTGTTTGCCTTTTATTGCCAAGGATGGATATTACTGATTTCAGTCTTCATCTGTCCAGAAACGTTGAGCTCATTTGTTTTGATAGTCTTGTTAAATTAAGAGGTGCGCATGCCCAAGCAGAAGAGTATTGTTGCCTTGATCTTTAATGTTATTTTCCAATAGGGTTGGGCTACAAATAGGTTCCTGAAAGTTTAGATGATTCTCCCAAAATAATTGCTGATGGTATGCGACTGTCATCAGGTAGGAGAAAAGGCAGTGGTGCAGTTTTCACTGTCATTTAAAAGGGTTTGCGTGAACATGTTTTATGATTTGCAAATTTGTAGGAGATACAATGCACGCGGGCACATAGATACACGAACACATGGTAAAGCTGGAATGAGGTCCTTGGTGATCTATGCCAAATAACTTGCATGAGAATTATTCTATTTGGTGTTTTAGAGGTGCTCTTATAAGGAAATTATTTTCGTTAATGGATTCTGTGCTTATTTCAGGGATGACATTGTCTATAAAGATCCGATCAATACCTTTGGTGGTATTGAGAGTTATAAATCAATGTTCTGGGCTCTGCGTTTCCATGGAAGGATATTTTTCAGGGCTTTGTGGGTTGACATCATTAGTGTGTCACAGCCTGCAGAGAATGTGATTATGGTTCGATGGACAGTCCATGGCATCCCACGAGTCCCATGGGAGAGTAGTGCTCAATTTGATGGCCTGTCTGAGTACAAACTTGACAGCAAGGGGAAGATCTTTCAGCATCGGGTCGACAACATTGCTCTTAATTCACCTCCAAAGTTTCATGTGCTGACTGTGGAGGAATTAATCCAGGCTGTTGGTTACCCCTCAACCCCAAAACCGACTTATTTTGAAGTTTCGCCTTCCTTTTTAAAGACTAATTAGAGTTTCCAAAGTTATCACCAAATTTTGGCATACGATGGACTAAATATATAGCTCGAGTTTGGTACCCCCTTCTCGACTTTTGGTATCCCCTTGtttgtataaaaaattgagattagTTTTTTAGTATATTGCAAATTCTGTATGAGGGTGATATTTAGCTGTGGcaattattgtatttttgagTGTATAAGAATTGCATAATCTTGTGTATATGAATTAAATGCAAGGTCAGAGTAGCATAGTAGCGGTCTCAATATTAGGAGTTGAAAACCAATTTCTTGATGCAATTCCTTTACACCCTAAGTCTACAATTGTATACTCCTAGCCCAAAACCAAACAAGGAAGTTCTTCCCCTAAGCATGGTTTTGAAGACTTTCAAAAGTTTTGAGTGTTTATACTCGGTCAAGGGCTGATCCAGAAAAAAGCTTTAGCCCCcacaaaaacttttattttttttaaataattttttaatattttttattattttgaaacttaaaaaaaaaaaatttaaaaaattattttaatacaacttaaattataaatcaCGCTCttagtgaaaaaaacaaaactcttaGTGTTAATCTGATgagattaatcaatttatgaATTCATGTTTTATTGGGCTTGCATGAATAAGGCTTAAGATTGTAGGTTTTTCTGACTAGCTCATTGTATTAAGTTTAAATACCATGCCATGGTATATATTATGGTTTTCAAACTTGGTCTTATGgcttgatttatttaatcaaagCATGAGTTgagttagtatttttttaagtattttaaaagtttatcgGGTCAAATTAAGATGACCTAACAGTCAACTTATAACTTAATTGAAATGATTGgttattttcattgattttttaaaattttattttaaaatgatattgttttttttctaaaaaattgagtagtttaattaattttttattttataaaaaacatcattgttttaaaatagaCTTGAATTGAGACATTAATCTATAAATTGATTTACTGACCCTCAGGTTGATTCAGCAAACATGTGGTTCGAGTTTTAAACGAACGAGTCAGATATGAATGTCATAACTGCGATATGTATGGGGAATTGTTGTGAGCACATCCTTCTGTCTATTTGCACAACcttatctatttcttttagATTAAATACCCGAATTGCCCTCACATCTAAATGGTAGGACCCACCGTTCATCTATTTGCAAAGTCTTAAAATTTATTACATAAATCAGCAATTTCTAGATCACCGCCACATCACACACCTctcagcaaaataaaataaaaaaatatatttgtaccCTAACTGCTGTGACTTGTGATTATGGTTTGAATTTGCAAACTGGGTTGCTGTGACCATCGGCGGTAAGGTTTCGATGGCGAATTTTGCTGTGACCTTCAAATAACATATCTTGGAACTGTTTTGTTAGCCTCACCATCCCACAACTGTGCGTGTCGCCGGTGAAGACACGATGCGACTCCGatgacatttttatttatttattcaccaTTGATTTTTGTGGAAGccctggaaaaaaaagaagacatcaCGAGAGTTTTGGTTCATGGAAACAACGGTTTCCTCTTCTCAGATATCAAGGGTTTCATGGGATTGATACGGTAGCTCCTGCTCGCATATACCATGAGAAATATGGAGAGCAACTTCTGAACGGTGCCGCTTGAAATGATCATCATAATGTCCCCAGTGCCTTTTGCGGTGCTTCTCCACCTACTCTGTTCCAATTACGTAGCCATCATAACAAACATCATGAAATGCACTGTTAACCTAGCTGATTAGCTGTTGATTGCTATATTTAATAACATCGTAAAGTATAAGAAAAGCAGGAGCCCATTATCATTAGTCACTAGCCACCAACTATTTATTAGCCAAACTAGCTTGGAGCCGAGCAAATCAAGGGCACATGAACAGCTTCAAAGCCCTCAAGCTGGGAGGACCGGACGCTCATCACTTCACAGCTGGAGATAGGCTTTTATTGGGCATGTCCTGGGGGTGCCCTTTCCACCGCTTATCATTTTTCTCCCAAGGGTCCCATGACTGCCTATCAATCTATCATTGAAATAATGAATCCCTGACCATCATCACTACATGATTAATGTCTCTGGTCTCAGTGTCAGgccatttttgttttcttattttctcgTTCCCCTTCGTTAACAAGCAGGCacatttcaattttgaatttcttttgatttcaagtttttttttaatatattttcaaatcgttAATAGGCTGTTTAACAGGCTCTAATTCAAGCTTTAACAATCATTGACAAAGCCACAGAGTAGAAATTTCGTTTTTGCAGGGGGGGTTAGCCACCACACCATGAACATTCAAGCGTAGTAACTAGTAATGGGCCTAACCGTGTGAGAGTTAACGACTCACATGGCCCTCTGGTAGGTGACCAGACCAGACCAGTTCACCAGGATTGAACTACTCCCTTTAATGCAGGGCCAACACAGTCTTTTCAAGTCCACTAAAAGCGACCAGAGATTGCcgttagttttttaattttttcctggAACTCAGCAGTCAGCaccagtctctctctctctctctctctagagaGTTTGTCAATTCAATCCCACAAATAAAACAGCactcctaaaaataaaattcctttcCCTCTCGAGTCATTTTCGCTTGTTATCAACTCCAAATATTACAAACTCCCACTACTCGGAATCGCTTCTACTtcactccctctctctttcttgctttctactaatttcctttctctctccatTTCTCCCACCATAACCTAACCCCAAATCTAACCATTTTTAAGCAGACGCCACTACTAATAACAAAGTCATTCgacatttattttctaatgcTCTAGGGTTCgagcattaaaattaaaataaatacttgaggAAACCCGTAACTGAAGTTTTTTGGAAGACGAGAAACAGAGAGAGATGATGGAATTGGAGCAAACGAGGCCGGAGAATCCGGCCATGACTTTCGATGAGGTGTCCATGGAGCGTAGCAAGAGCTTCATCAAAGCCTTGCAGGTACTACTCTCTTGTATCAAAATCAGAGTCATAAGTGTGCAGTCTTTGTAGAATTTGTTACCAGATCTGTTactaattctttaatattatttgattggtTTGTCTTCGCATTTCCCCTCTGTAGAtgttttttctgtatttttttaatgtctttatttttatccgAAAATGGTCTTTGTTGGATTGAGTGTTTTTTGAAGTGACAGTATTGACTATTGAACGAGTGCAAAATATGATGGATGATTTTAATTGCAATTGTTCTTTTATAGGAGCTGAAGAACTTAAGGCCTCAATTGTATTCAGCTGCCGAATACTGTGAGAAGTCTTATCTTCATAGTGAGCAGAAACAAACGTAAGGATTCATGTGTTTCGCACGTTAATGATTTGATTGATGCATTCGCTATTCATTGCATTATTTAGCTCCTTCTGCAAGTTATTACGAAACCCTATTTTTCCGACTTCTTGAATCGGTAAAGATTCTTTGTTAGATTTCTATTTAAGTTTATGTGTGGACTATTGGTTATGAAAGCCTGATTTGATTGTGTTATATATGTTACAGAGTTTATGAAATTATAGAACTTGATGCATAAATTATATTagaacagatttttttttaaaaaaacccaatttctATCAAGTGTGAGGTGAAGGATTGATGTAGCCAACCCACGTTTTAGGATACACAAAGTAAAGATGtagtgaattttatattttgagggAGGATGGAATTGTGTCTTCAgaattaaagagagagaaatggtgAATATTTCTGGATTAATTAACCATGAATTGTATCCGACTGTGTATGTTCAAGGCATGGGTTTTTAACGCTGTGCTTtaggaaaattaaaagttaaaaaattaaatacatgtgCATACACTCGTTTTGGTGTAAGTACTTGTGTTCTATGCTCGTATTCTCAAATACTCTTATTTCTATGGAATAGGGTTCTGGACAACCTTAAAGATTATGCCGTGCGAGCCCTTGTTAATGCTGTCGATCACCTTGGTACTGTGGCTTACAAGTTAACTGACCTTCTTGAGCAACAAGCATTAGAAGTCTCAACCATGGAGGTTAAGGTTTCTTGTATGAATCAGGTAATTTTCAACATTTGTCTGTCTGGATGTCTTAGCATTTGAAATCATAATCATAAGAAATGGATGGACTTTaacatattttcatttttgccATCAGCAATATCTTACATGCCAAACATATACGGATAAGGAAGGTCTTCGACAGCAGCAGTTGCTGGCATTCATCCCAAGACATCACAAGCACTACGTTTTACAAAGTGA harbors:
- the LOC7494123 gene encoding uncharacterized protein LOC7494123; protein product: MALFISPEISTAKILFNPNPRNLKSLNVRVRARSDVRVSGLNQNVRLYGQFSVPVKQETKRTNEEEEKQNYYVNMGYAIRTLREEFPGLFYRELSFDIYRDDIVYKDPINTFGGIESYKSMFWALRFHGRIFFRALWVDIISVSQPAENVIMVRWTVHGIPRVPWESSAQFDGLSEYKLDSKGKIFQHRVDNIALNSPPKFHVLTVEELIQAVGYPSTPKPTYFEVSPSFLKTN